A single Wolbachia endosymbiont (group A) of Bibio marci DNA region contains:
- a CDS encoding uroporphyrinogen-III synthase, which translates to MKSILLTRPLLDSFNTRNILRKYGYKVFIEPVFTIKYLNPDISAYEFDVVISTSKNSVKAFSQICKVDDFPIITVGNSTMQAAKNLGFSDIISADSNVDGLISFIKAHYSSAIKFLYIRGQEVSCDLKKRLSEEDFNVREVVLYKTIIKRSLTNRCKNLLLDSKIDSVAFFSSQTARVFCSLVLKSGLSHVMNNTVAYTMSKNIADSLKLIKWKKIITSRLPTGESLIDIINKDC; encoded by the coding sequence ATGAAGTCTATTTTATTAACGAGGCCTTTATTGGATTCGTTCAATACAAGAAATATATTGAGAAAGTATGGATACAAAGTTTTTATAGAACCAGTATTCACAATAAAGTACTTAAATCCTGATATATCTGCGTACGAATTTGACGTTGTGATATCTACAAGTAAAAACAGTGTAAAGGCTTTTAGTCAAATATGCAAAGTGGATGACTTTCCGATTATTACAGTTGGTAATTCAACCATGCAGGCTGCAAAAAATTTGGGATTTTCTGATATAATCTCAGCAGACAGCAACGTTGATGGTCTGATATCATTCATAAAAGCTCACTATTCAAGTGCAATAAAGTTCTTATATATAAGAGGACAAGAAGTATCATGTGACCTAAAAAAGAGATTATCTGAAGAAGATTTTAACGTAAGAGAAGTTGTACTCTATAAAACAATTATTAAAAGGAGTCTAACTAATAGGTGTAAAAATTTACTGTTGGATAGTAAAATTGATAGTGTTGCTTTTTTTTCCTCACAGACAGCAAGGGTATTTTGTTCATTAGTTCTAAAAAGTGGGCTATCTCATGTGATGAATAATACAGTTGCATATACCATGAGTAAAAACATTGCTGATAGTTTAAAGTTAATCAAATGGAAAAAAATTATAACATCGAGGTTGCCTACTGGGGAGAGTTTAATTGATATAATTAATAAGGACTGTTGA
- a CDS encoding SWIM zinc finger domain-containing protein, with the protein MRLYYKDITGLIKEPYLSSGRDYFNKGKVQIISVDESHAKSKVVGSSKYQVTLKHDGPLFSGTCSCPAFCYFGPCKHMAATGFTLIDLDRKEYRSSMCLGYVDKQTLLERFLLKKTNKELISIIVRLGDQHPEIFEELEDEEYEQFTQSKFSKSENYV; encoded by the coding sequence ATGAGACTGTATTATAAAGATATCACAGGTCTTATCAAAGAACCCTACCTCTCTAGCGGAAGAGATTATTTTAACAAAGGAAAGGTGCAGATCATATCTGTTGATGAATCTCACGCTAAATCAAAGGTGGTTGGGTCAAGTAAATATCAGGTAACACTAAAGCACGATGGTCCTCTTTTCAGTGGAACATGTTCCTGCCCTGCATTCTGTTACTTTGGTCCATGTAAGCATATGGCTGCAACGGGTTTTACTTTGATTGATCTTGACAGAAAGGAGTATCGATCATCTATGTGCCTGGGATATGTTGATAAACAAACTCTCCTTGAAAGGTTTTTACTTAAAAAAACAAACAAAGAGCTCATTTCAATAATTGTTCGTCTAGGTGACCAACATCCAGAGATTTTTGAAGAACTAGAGGATGAAGAATATGAGCAATTCACTCAAAGTAAGTTTTCAAAATCCGAGAATTATGTATAA
- the polA gene encoding DNA polymerase I translates to MKEKTFTIIDGYGFLFRAYYVLPHLITTTGMPIGGVYGFLNMVLKYIAHSDYLIIALDAGKKNFRHDLYPEYKANRVTPPEDLIPQFTILREAVEAFNLSYEEIEGYEADDIIATLAAKYANHQDFKVVVVSSDKDLFQLLNHNILIFDPINNIYIDEKQVIEKFGVNSNKLLDLFSLTGDASDNIPGVPGIGPKTAAKLLDEFDSLNNIIENIDNIEQTRIRNILTEHKEKALISRELLSLCEKVDIQHDIAKYEVHSPNMEKLLSFLKKYEFNSLIGKMEKLFSYNGSSTEKKTEYSSEELEKFLEHCRYEGKIVIHYHLENNVLSLSYSESNIFYIEQDSIQDALITINSTLLSNGVLKIIHNIKEIRKIFPAVEKVLESVDDLMIMSYSLDTGKHDHGIPNIVAHNLSENAEIFSAKTLIAIHEKLKQRLFQEKLFTIYERFDKPLMKVIFNMEKNGILLNIQKLQELSDKFQQVIAVLESEIYNLAEERFNIASPKQLSDVLFNKMGLNKKKKSKYGSYSTNSEVLEALEAEGAEIASKILNWRHLSKLKGTYTDALIKQVDPIDGRIHTSFSTTATATGRLSSSNPNLQNIPIRSEEGNLIRQAFIAPKGHKIISADYSQIELRLLAHVANVAAFKEAFANGQDIHDITARQVFGVQEIDEQLRRKAKSINFGIIYGISPFGLAKRLGITIAEAAEYINYYFSCYPEIKVYMEKAVSIARLHGYVETLFGRRCFVRDINNTIPYVRQFAERAAINAPLQGTAADIIKRAMIQLFDQLKVGKIILQVHDELLVEVEDEKVQETAKLMKDVMENAIEISIPLEVEVKIGDNWGLNSLNYDLNIVNSKSIDYLN, encoded by the coding sequence ATGAAAGAAAAAACTTTCACAATCATCGATGGCTATGGTTTTCTTTTCAGAGCTTACTATGTACTACCTCACTTAATTACCACAACAGGAATGCCAATAGGTGGTGTATATGGCTTTCTGAATATGGTTCTTAAGTACATTGCCCATTCAGACTACTTAATTATAGCACTTGATGCAGGAAAAAAGAATTTTAGGCACGATTTATATCCTGAGTACAAAGCAAACAGAGTAACGCCTCCTGAGGATCTAATTCCACAGTTCACCATACTGAGGGAAGCGGTAGAAGCTTTTAACCTCAGCTATGAAGAAATTGAAGGTTATGAAGCAGATGACATAATTGCAACACTGGCTGCAAAGTATGCCAACCATCAAGACTTTAAGGTGGTAGTCGTTTCGTCAGATAAAGATTTGTTTCAACTCTTGAATCACAATATTTTAATATTCGATCCCATTAACAATATATACATAGATGAAAAACAAGTAATAGAAAAATTTGGTGTAAATTCAAACAAGCTTCTTGATTTATTTTCTCTAACTGGTGATGCATCCGATAACATTCCAGGCGTTCCAGGAATAGGGCCGAAGACTGCAGCTAAATTACTAGATGAATTTGATTCATTGAATAATATTATAGAGAACATTGATAACATTGAGCAAACGAGGATTCGTAATATTCTTACCGAACATAAGGAAAAAGCACTAATTTCAAGAGAACTTTTATCACTATGCGAAAAAGTAGACATTCAACATGATATTGCAAAATATGAAGTCCATTCTCCAAATATGGAGAAACTATTATCCTTTTTAAAGAAGTATGAATTCAATTCCTTAATAGGTAAAATGGAAAAGCTTTTTTCTTACAATGGATCTAGCACAGAAAAGAAAACAGAATATAGTAGTGAAGAGTTAGAGAAATTTTTGGAGCATTGTAGATATGAAGGCAAAATTGTAATTCATTACCACCTTGAAAACAATGTATTAAGTCTATCTTATAGCGAAAGTAATATTTTTTATATAGAGCAAGACAGCATACAAGATGCACTCATTACAATTAACTCAACTTTACTCTCAAATGGGGTGCTTAAAATAATACATAACATTAAAGAGATCAGGAAAATCTTCCCTGCAGTAGAGAAAGTGCTAGAATCAGTTGATGATTTGATGATAATGTCGTATAGCTTGGATACAGGAAAGCATGATCACGGTATTCCAAACATAGTTGCACATAATTTGAGTGAAAATGCAGAAATTTTCTCGGCAAAAACTTTAATAGCAATTCATGAAAAGCTAAAGCAAAGGTTATTTCAGGAAAAATTGTTCACAATTTACGAGCGCTTCGATAAGCCACTTATGAAAGTGATATTTAATATGGAGAAAAATGGAATATTACTGAACATACAAAAATTACAGGAATTGTCCGATAAATTTCAGCAGGTAATTGCTGTACTTGAAAGTGAGATATATAACTTAGCAGAGGAAAGATTTAATATTGCTTCGCCAAAACAATTAAGTGATGTCTTATTTAATAAAATGGGGCTTAATAAAAAGAAAAAGTCAAAATATGGGTCGTATAGCACCAATTCTGAGGTTCTAGAGGCGCTTGAAGCAGAAGGAGCGGAAATCGCAAGTAAAATCTTAAATTGGCGACATTTAAGTAAATTAAAAGGCACCTACACTGATGCGTTAATAAAGCAAGTTGATCCCATTGATGGTAGAATACACACAAGCTTTTCAACGACTGCAACTGCAACTGGAAGGCTGAGCTCCAGCAATCCTAATTTACAGAACATTCCTATCAGAAGCGAAGAAGGAAATCTCATTAGACAAGCATTTATTGCGCCAAAAGGACATAAGATAATTTCTGCCGACTATTCACAAATAGAATTGAGACTCTTGGCACACGTTGCAAACGTTGCAGCATTTAAAGAAGCTTTTGCAAACGGACAAGATATTCACGATATCACCGCAAGGCAAGTTTTTGGAGTGCAAGAAATAGATGAGCAATTAAGACGCAAAGCAAAATCCATTAATTTTGGAATTATATATGGCATTAGTCCGTTTGGCCTTGCAAAACGGCTTGGAATTACCATTGCGGAAGCTGCTGAATACATTAATTACTATTTTTCCTGTTACCCAGAAATAAAAGTCTATATGGAAAAAGCAGTGTCTATCGCGAGATTGCATGGTTATGTAGAAACTTTGTTTGGCAGGAGATGCTTTGTAAGAGACATAAACAATACAATTCCTTATGTAAGACAATTTGCAGAAAGGGCAGCAATAAATGCACCACTGCAAGGCACCGCTGCTGATATAATAAAACGTGCGATGATTCAGCTTTTTGACCAATTGAAAGTAGGTAAAATAATCCTCCAGGTTCACGATGAACTACTGGTTGAAGTAGAAGACGAAAAGGTGCAAGAAACAGCAAAACTTATGAAAGACGTAATGGAAAATGCAATAGAAATTTCTATACCACTTGAAGTGGAGGTAAAAATTGGCGACAACTGGGGTCTAAATTCTCTTAATTATGACTTAAACATCGTGAATTCTAAGAGTATAGATTATTTGAATTAA
- a CDS encoding exodeoxyribonuclease III, producing the protein MLKIATWNVNSIRKRVNQLCSFIVDSQIDIVLLQEIKCTEEQFPYAEIEKLGYEYAIYGQVARNGVCVLSKYPILEKLKIDVVESHQEARYIECVIKHTNSKIRVGSVYVPNGQSPDSHAFEYKLKFFDNLYERMSTLLKNEELTIIAGDYNVAPDEIDVFDSNLLNGQVCFHIKEREKLRAVLNLGFKDAFRISHPNLQQFTWWHYQGNSLRNNQGMRIDYMLLSPQAVDKLETCYIDDRLRKLENPSDHTPVVCAIE; encoded by the coding sequence ATGCTAAAGATTGCAACTTGGAATGTAAACTCCATACGTAAAAGAGTTAACCAACTTTGTAGTTTTATAGTTGATAGTCAGATAGATATAGTTTTGCTGCAAGAGATAAAATGTACAGAAGAGCAATTTCCTTATGCAGAGATAGAAAAGTTAGGATATGAATATGCTATCTATGGACAAGTTGCAAGAAACGGCGTTTGTGTTTTATCTAAATATCCGATACTGGAAAAATTAAAAATTGATGTTGTAGAGAGTCATCAAGAAGCACGTTATATAGAGTGTGTGATAAAGCATACCAATAGTAAGATAAGGGTAGGAAGTGTATACGTTCCAAACGGTCAAAGCCCGGACTCTCACGCATTTGAATATAAACTCAAGTTTTTTGATAACCTATATGAAAGGATGAGCACTTTGTTAAAGAATGAAGAGTTAACTATTATAGCTGGCGATTATAATGTTGCACCGGATGAAATTGATGTCTTTGATTCAAATTTATTGAATGGCCAAGTGTGCTTTCATATAAAAGAACGTGAGAAGTTAAGAGCAGTCTTGAATCTTGGGTTTAAAGACGCGTTTAGAATATCTCACCCAAATTTGCAACAATTTACTTGGTGGCATTATCAAGGCAATTCACTCAGAAATAATCAAGGAATGCGAATAGATTATATGCTGTTATCACCACAAGCTGTAGATAAATTGGAAACATGCTACATAGATGATAGATTGCGTAAGCTAGAAAATCCGTCTGACCATACTCCTGTTGTATGTGCTATAGAATAA